Proteins encoded in a region of the Planococcus shixiaomingii genome:
- a CDS encoding methylated-DNA--[protein]-cysteine S-methyltransferase, whose translation MDQSKQLIEWAVLEHGQWKLYVAKTAKGLCYIGSPGNSFEEFKTYFAKRYPNTLLVESAEALAPYIQELLDYFNGINPTFSLPIDVKGTPFQEEIWQALQTIPYGKTVSYSEIAALINRPTAVRAVGSAIGANPLLILVPCHRVIGKNGAISGYRGGMELKRFLLDLELQQT comes from the coding sequence GTGGATCAAAGCAAACAATTGATTGAATGGGCAGTTTTGGAACACGGGCAATGGAAACTGTACGTCGCTAAAACAGCTAAAGGGCTCTGCTATATTGGATCACCCGGCAATTCCTTTGAAGAATTTAAAACGTATTTTGCTAAACGCTATCCGAACACTCTCCTTGTTGAAAGTGCTGAAGCGTTAGCGCCGTATATTCAAGAGCTGCTCGACTATTTCAACGGCATTAACCCAACTTTCTCATTGCCTATCGATGTCAAAGGAACACCGTTTCAAGAAGAAATCTGGCAAGCTTTGCAAACTATTCCTTATGGCAAAACAGTTTCTTATTCGGAAATTGCAGCGCTTATCAATCGCCCAACCGCAGTCCGGGCGGTCGGCAGCGCTATCGGAGCGAATCCTCTTCTTATCTTAGTGCCCTGCCACCGTGTCATTGGCAAAAACGGTGCTATCAGCGGCTACCGCGGAGGCATGGAACTGAAGCGTTTCCTGCTGGATCTCGAGCTTCAACAAACATGA
- a CDS encoding bifunctional transcriptional activator/DNA repair enzyme AdaA: MKSQKVSIIPADYWQAITENDPAFDDQFFYGVQTTGIFCRPSCKSRVPSKENVHIFKNAFLAIEQGYRPCKRCKPDGLQLPTEEWVQQITEWMDAHFTENVTLDKLAEATHSSPFHLQRSFKQLTGISPFTYLQQKRLEKAAQELATTDQTVAAVGRAVGFSNIPYFITLFKKKTGQTPAQYRKGVDCSGSKQTID, from the coding sequence ATGAAATCACAAAAAGTCTCTATAATTCCGGCTGATTACTGGCAAGCCATCACGGAAAACGACCCGGCATTTGATGACCAGTTTTTTTACGGAGTTCAAACGACCGGCATTTTTTGCCGCCCTTCTTGCAAGTCCCGAGTACCCAGTAAAGAAAATGTCCATATATTCAAAAATGCCTTTCTTGCGATTGAGCAAGGCTACCGCCCGTGCAAACGCTGCAAACCAGACGGATTGCAGCTCCCGACAGAAGAGTGGGTGCAGCAAATCACCGAATGGATGGACGCTCATTTCACTGAAAATGTAACTCTTGACAAGCTTGCGGAAGCCACCCATAGCAGCCCATTTCATCTGCAGCGATCATTCAAACAGCTGACGGGTATTTCACCTTTCACCTACCTTCAACAAAAGCGGTTGGAAAAAGCGGCACAAGAACTTGCAACGACCGATCAGACTGTCGCTGCTGTCGGCAGAGCGGTTGGATTTTCAAACATCCCTTATTTTATTACGCTATTCAAAAAGAAGACAGGCCAGACACCAGCCCAGTACCGAAAAGGAGTGGATTGCAGTGGATCAAAGCAAACAATTGATTGA